A stretch of the Malus sylvestris chromosome 10, drMalSylv7.2, whole genome shotgun sequence genome encodes the following:
- the LOC126587310 gene encoding uncharacterized protein LOC126587310, with amino-acid sequence MPSGTESELSSPSSSSYSSPGLPDTCPPPTSPTVQLVPKSTSDRLLQKFFDAAEFDFDYEQSGLWSPPVRRTVFVSSQGKIFTEQEMLARLSTLTEAPPARHDKACFGGCWCY; translated from the exons ATGCCTTCTGGGACAGAGTCTGAgctctcttctccttcttcttcttcttattcttcacCTGGGTTGCCTGACACTTGTCCTCCTCCCACTTCTCCAACTGTGCAGTTGGTCCCAAAATCCACTTCCGATCGACTTCTTCAGAAGTTCTTTGATGCCGCGGAGTTCGACTTTGATTACGAGCAGAGTGGACTGTGGTCTCCTCCAGTCCGGCGGACCGTGTTCGTGAGCTCTCAAGGTAAAATATTCACTGAACAAGAAATGCTTGCCAGACTTTCAACCCTAACGGAAGCTCCTCCTGCAAGACACGATAAAGCTTGTTTTGGG GGATGCTGGTGTTATTGA
- the LOC126587309 gene encoding ras-related protein RIC2-like, with protein sequence MAGYRAEDDYDYLFKVVLIGDSGVGKSNLLSRFTRNEFSLESKSTIGVEFATRSLDVDGKVIKAQIWDTAGQERYRAITSAYYRGAVGALLVYDVTRNSTFESVERWLKELRDHTDPNIVVMLVGNKSDLRHLVAVSTEDGKSFAERESLYFMETSALEATNVDNAFSEVLTQIFRVVSRKAMESGNEGAASAVPQGEKIDVGKDVSAVKKGGCCST encoded by the exons ATGGCTGGGTACAGAGCTGAGGACGACTACGACTACCTTTTCAAGGTGGTGCTGATCGGCGACTCCGGCGTTGGCAAGTCCAACTTGCTGTCGAGGTTCACCAGGAACGAGTTCAGCCTCGAGTCTAAGTCCACCATCGGCGTCGAGTTCGCCACCCGCAGCTTGGATGTCGACGGCAAAGTCATCAAGGCTCAGATTTGGGACACTGCCGGCCAAGAAAG GTACCGGGCAATAACAAGTGCTTACTATCGAGGGGCTGTGGGTGCACTGCTTGTGTATGATGTCACTCGGAATTCAACTTTTGAAAGTGTGGAAAGGTGGTTAAAGGAGTTAAGAGACCACACTGATCCCAACATTGTCGTCATGCTTGTTGGTAACAAATCAGATCTTCGTCATCTTGTGGCAGTCTCAACTGAGGACGGAAAATCCTTTGCCGAGAGGGAGTCTCTCTACTTCATGGAAACTTCTGCACTCGAAGCGACCAACGTGGATAACGCATTTTCTGAAGTCCTCACTCAGATCTTTCGAGTCGTGAGCAGGAAAGCCATGGAGTCTGGCAATGAAGGAGCTGCTTCAGCTGTTCCTCAAGGGGAGAAAATCGATGTTGGTAAAGATGTTTCAGCTGTGAAGAAAGGTGGGTGTTGCTCAACCTAG